Proteins co-encoded in one Hyla sarda isolate aHylSar1 chromosome 4, aHylSar1.hap1, whole genome shotgun sequence genomic window:
- the LOC130367425 gene encoding regenerating islet-derived protein 4-like, producing the protein MKGKIKKRARTIRLSHLLGTISRRYRMSSSLAIALLGCLILGVSFSEGAPRSSCPPGWFFYKSHCYGYFRFRLPWSEAEFECVSYGHGAHLASVIDDSEASIIASHVAAYSPNVDIWIGLHDPEQNRRWKWNDGSMYNYRAWKNGEPNNLNNVENCGELAIETKYRQWNDAPCTEQNHFVCKYKP; encoded by the exons ATGAAGGGCAAGATTAAGAAAAGGGCAAGAACTATTAGGCTGAGCCACCTTTTAGGGACTATCTCCAGGAGATACAG GATGTCATCTTCATTGGCCATTGCCCTTCTGGGCTGTTTGATCCTTGGGGTGTCATTCTCAGAAG gGGCACCTCGTTCTTCATGTCCACCTGGATGGTTTTTCTACAAATCTCATTGTTATGGATATTTCCGGTTCAGATTGCCCTGGTCTGAAGCTGAG TTCGAATGTGTCAGTTATGGACACGGTGCACATTTGGCTTCAGTCATAGATGACTCCGAAGCATCTATTATTGCCAGTCATGTGGCTGCTTACTCCCCAAATGTAGATATCTGGATTGGACTTCATGACCCTGAACAG AATCGTCGCTGGAAATGGAATGATGGCTCAATGTATAATTATCGTGCTTGGAAGAATGGAGAGCCCAACAATTTGAATAACGTTGAGAACTGTGGGGAGCTGGCCATAGAAACAA AGTACAGGCAGTGGAATGATGCTCCGTGTACAGAACAAAACCACTTTGTGTGCAAATACAAACCGTAA